A genomic stretch from Oncorhynchus gorbuscha isolate QuinsamMale2020 ecotype Even-year linkage group LG20, OgorEven_v1.0, whole genome shotgun sequence includes:
- the LOC124007426 gene encoding dnaJ homolog subfamily C member 18-like isoform X2 codes for MDKQESDRLIEKAKLCLRSGRREKALQLLYEAQKIFPSTRARVLIDAIVRNGSSAAPEEPHIPPPRGFRSNEEDRDGEEARRGASEEKQTYTEDQRQGVFRIKKCKDFYEILGVPKDASDEDLKKAYRKLALKFHPDKNCAPGATDAFKAIGNAYAVLSNAEKRHQYDQYGEQAPSESTAHARHGHYRNFNSDFEADISPEELFNIFFGGRFPTGNIHVYTNRGATYSDFYQPRRRRAYERREEEVGENRSQNTFTAFLQLLPVLVLILISVVTQLMATNPPYGLFYKPAMGLVVSRETQNMGVPYYVDKDFQKEYRGESLEELEKTIESDYIEHLQSSCWKEKQQKSDLANLAQLYRDDRLKAKAESLKLDNCDKLYRFVGRQRGE; via the exons ATGGATAAACAGGAATCTGATCGATTGATAGAGAAAGCAAAGCTGTGTTTGCGGTCAGGGCGGAGAGAAAAAGCCCTTCAACTGTTGTATGAAGCCCAGAAAATATTCCCCAGCACCCGAGCCAGAG TGCTGATTGATGCCATAGTGAGGAATGGGAGCTCTGCTGCTCCAGAGGAGCCCCACATACCCCCACCACGTGGCTTCCGATCAAATGaagaggacagggatggagaggaggcaCGCAGAGGAGCCAGTGAGGAGAAGCAGACCTACACAGAGGATCAGCGTCAGGGTGTTTTCAG GATAAAGAAATGCAAGGACTTCTATGAGATCCTGGGCGTTCCTAAAGACGCTAGTGATGAAGATCTGAAGAAGGCATACAGGAAGCTGGCACTGAAGTTCCACCCTGATAAGAATTGTGCCCCGGGAGCAACAGATGCATTTAAAG CCATAGGCAATGCGTATGCGGTGCTCAGCAACGCTGAGAAGCGTCATCAGTATGACCAGTATGGAGAGCAGGCTCCGTCTGAGAGCACCGCCCACGCTCGCCACGGACACTACCGCAACTTCAACAGTGACTTTGAGGCCGACATCTCCCCTGAGGAACTCTTCAACATCTTCTTTGGAGGAAGGTTTCCCACag gcAACATCCATGTGTACACCAACCGAGGAGCCACCTACTCTGACTTCTATCAGCCTCGTCGGCGACGAGCATATGAGAGGCgcgaggaggaggtgggggagaacCGCAGTCAG AACACCTTCACAGCCTTCCTGCAGCTTCTTCCTGTTCTGGTGCTGATCCTCATATCTGTTGTGACCCAACTGATGGCCACCAACCCTCCTTACGGTCTCTTTTACAAACC GGCCATGGGCCTGGTGGTGTCCCGGGAGACCCAGAACATGGGTGTTCCCTACTACGTGGACAAGGACTTCCAGAAGGAGTACCGTGGGGAGTCCCTGGAGGAGCTGGAGAAGACCATAGAGAGTGACTACATCGAACACCTGCAGAGCAGCTGCTGGAAGGAGAAACAACAGA AGTCGGATTTGGCGAATCTTGCACAACTGTACCGTGATGACAGACTGAAGGCGAAGGCTGAGTCTCTGAAGCTGGACAACTGTGACAAGCTGTACCGCTTTGTGGGCcgacagagaggagaatga
- the LOC124007426 gene encoding dnaJ homolog subfamily C member 18-like isoform X1: MDKQESDRLIEKAKLCLRSGRREKALQLLYEAQKIFPSTRARVLIDAIVRNGSSAAPEEPHIPPPRGFRSNEEDRDGEEARRGASEEKQTYTEDQRQGVFRIKKCKDFYEILGVPKDASDEDLKKAYRKLALKFHPDKNCAPGATDAFKAIGNAYAVLSNAEKRHQYDQYGEQAPSESTAHARHGHYRNFNSDFEADISPEELFNIFFGGRFPTGNIHVYTNRGATYSDFYQPRRRRAYERREEEVGENRSQQNTFTAFLQLLPVLVLILISVVTQLMATNPPYGLFYKPAMGLVVSRETQNMGVPYYVDKDFQKEYRGESLEELEKTIESDYIEHLQSSCWKEKQQKSDLANLAQLYRDDRLKAKAESLKLDNCDKLYRFVGRQRGE, translated from the exons ATGGATAAACAGGAATCTGATCGATTGATAGAGAAAGCAAAGCTGTGTTTGCGGTCAGGGCGGAGAGAAAAAGCCCTTCAACTGTTGTATGAAGCCCAGAAAATATTCCCCAGCACCCGAGCCAGAG TGCTGATTGATGCCATAGTGAGGAATGGGAGCTCTGCTGCTCCAGAGGAGCCCCACATACCCCCACCACGTGGCTTCCGATCAAATGaagaggacagggatggagaggaggcaCGCAGAGGAGCCAGTGAGGAGAAGCAGACCTACACAGAGGATCAGCGTCAGGGTGTTTTCAG GATAAAGAAATGCAAGGACTTCTATGAGATCCTGGGCGTTCCTAAAGACGCTAGTGATGAAGATCTGAAGAAGGCATACAGGAAGCTGGCACTGAAGTTCCACCCTGATAAGAATTGTGCCCCGGGAGCAACAGATGCATTTAAAG CCATAGGCAATGCGTATGCGGTGCTCAGCAACGCTGAGAAGCGTCATCAGTATGACCAGTATGGAGAGCAGGCTCCGTCTGAGAGCACCGCCCACGCTCGCCACGGACACTACCGCAACTTCAACAGTGACTTTGAGGCCGACATCTCCCCTGAGGAACTCTTCAACATCTTCTTTGGAGGAAGGTTTCCCACag gcAACATCCATGTGTACACCAACCGAGGAGCCACCTACTCTGACTTCTATCAGCCTCGTCGGCGACGAGCATATGAGAGGCgcgaggaggaggtgggggagaacCGCAGTCAG CAGAACACCTTCACAGCCTTCCTGCAGCTTCTTCCTGTTCTGGTGCTGATCCTCATATCTGTTGTGACCCAACTGATGGCCACCAACCCTCCTTACGGTCTCTTTTACAAACC GGCCATGGGCCTGGTGGTGTCCCGGGAGACCCAGAACATGGGTGTTCCCTACTACGTGGACAAGGACTTCCAGAAGGAGTACCGTGGGGAGTCCCTGGAGGAGCTGGAGAAGACCATAGAGAGTGACTACATCGAACACCTGCAGAGCAGCTGCTGGAAGGAGAAACAACAGA AGTCGGATTTGGCGAATCTTGCACAACTGTACCGTGATGACAGACTGAAGGCGAAGGCTGAGTCTCTGAAGCTGGACAACTGTGACAAGCTGTACCGCTTTGTGGGCcgacagagaggagaatga